One Dromiciops gliroides isolate mDroGli1 chromosome 3, mDroGli1.pri, whole genome shotgun sequence DNA segment encodes these proteins:
- the LOC122750099 gene encoding 40S ribosomal protein S13-like → MGRMHAPGKGLSQSSLPYCRSVPTWLKLTSEDVKEQIYKLAKKGLTPSQIGVILRYSHGVAQVRFVTGNKILRILKSKGLSPDLPEDLSHLINKAVAVPKHLERNRKDKESKLRLILNESRIHRLAHYYKTKRVFPRNWKYESSTASALVA, encoded by the coding sequence ATGGGTCGCATGCACGCTCCCGGGAAGGGCCTGTCCCAGTCCTCTTTGCCGTACTGCCGCAGCGTGCCCACATGGCTGAAGCTCACCTCGGAAGACGTGAAGGAACAGATCTACAAGCTGGCTAAGAAGGGCCTGACTCCCTCCCAGATCGGTGTGATCCTGAGGTATTCTCATGGTGTGGCACAAGTGCGCTTTGTAACTGGCAACAAAATTTTGAGAATTCTCAAGTCCAAGGGACTTTCCCCAGATCTTCCTGAAGATCTTTCTCACTTGATCAATAAAGCTGTTGCTGTTCCCAAGCATcttgagagaaacagaaaggataaGGAATCTAAATTGCGTCTGATTCTCAACGAGAGCCGAATTCACAGGCTGGCTCATTACTACAAGACCAAAAGAGTGTTCCCACGCAATTGGAAATATGAATCATCCACAGCCTCTGCTCTAGTTGCATAA